TGGTGACGGCGGTGCTCTTCCGCGAGGCCAGCCGCTCCTCCGAGGCCTTCGCGCAGGAGGCCAGCTACCTCTTCCAGGGCCAGGACACGCGGCGCTGGCACGACGTGGGACTGCGCACGCTGGAGTGCACCAAGGAGATGATGGCGCTCAAGCTCTACACGTGCCTGAGCCTGCTGGGCACGCGCCTCTTCTCGGAGTACGTGACGGAAACATTCGAGCTCTCGCGCCGCTTCGCCGAGCGCCTCCAGGCCTCGGGGGACTTCGAGGTGGCGGTGCCGCCGGACTGCAACATCGTCTGCTTCCGGCACACGCCGAAGGGGCTGCCGGCGTCGGAGTGGGACGCGCTCCAGTCCCGCCTGCGTGAGCAGCTCATCACCCGGGGCGACTTCTACCTGGTGCAGACCACCCTGCCGAAAGGTGTCTATCTGCGCACCACCCTCATCAACCCGTTAACAACGGACGCGGACCTGGAGGCCCTGATGGAGGCGGTGCGCCGGGCGGCGTGAAGACACGGGAGCCGCGCACGTCTCACGGGTATCTGGGAGACTGCGCCTATGAGCCGAGTCCGCCACTTGCTGTTCCTTGCTGCTGTGGGAGCGGGTGCCGCCGGGTGCCGCAGCGTGGGCCCGTCGGAAGTTCAACTCCCGGCGAAGCTGGACGCCCGCCTCCGGAGCAACGCCCAGGCCTGCGTCGAGCGCCTCAACCGGGACCGCACGCGCGCCCAGAGCGCCATGAACCTGTCGGACGTGCTGGTGCTGCTGGGAGCCAGTGCGGGTGCTGCGGGCAGCATCGCCGCCGCGTTCCTGACGAAGACCTCCTCCCGCCGGGCCTCCGCCTTGGTGGGGGCCATCGGTGCGCTAACGGCTGGGGCGCCCAAAACGCTCGATGATCCTGCGGACATCCTCACGAAGCGAGCGCGGGCCGAGCGTCACTGGGTGGTGGGCTACAAGGTGCTCACGCAGACGGTGATTGCTTCCACTCCGGAGTCCCTGGGAGCTCAGTCCAAGCAGGTGGCGGAGCTCACGGGGGACTCCGCGAAGGCGGCCATGGAGATCTCCAGCCAGCAGCGCCAGAAGGCGCTGCTCTACGTGCTGGACCGATTCATCGACTGCACCGCCGACCAGCCGCCGGAGAACTTCGAGGAACTGCCTGCCTCGGGCATCTTCGCCATCGGCAGCACGCCCGTGGCCAGCGCAAAGGCTCCGGAAGGCAGCCAGAAAATCGCTCCCGCAGACAGCCAGGAGGCCGTCCGCCTCTACGCCGCTTCTCCGGAGGCCTCGGACCGCACACTCCCCGAGGCCCCCCAGGAGTCCGGAACGACAACGCCTCCCTGACCGGTATTCTCGGCCACCAGCATCTGGAGGGCCGCTGCCGACCGTTGGGAGCCGAGAACGAAACGATTCAGCGGCCCGAGCAAGTACGCGGATGAACGACGGATAGGGGTGCTGTAGGTTGAGGCCATGCTGAGTTCGATTCGCTTCAAGGATTTCAAGAGCTTTGCCGACGCGGAGGTGAAGTTCGCGCCGCTGACGGTGCTCGTTGGAGCGAACGCATCAGGCAAGAGCAACCTCCTGGATGCCATCCGGCTGATGCAGGGACTGGGGCTCGGGTTCTCACTTGGGGAGGCTGTTCAGGGCCGACGGGAGGCCGGACGCGAAGTTTGGAAGGGACTTCGGGGTGGAATGGCTGGGCTGATCCGCAGCGGTCATCGCCAGACGGACTTGTCTCTCAAGTGGGCCTTGGAGGGCAAAGAATGGACTCACCGGCTCACCATCTCGACGGAGCCGCAACCGCTCATTCTTCCTGAATCATTCAATACCGGAGCAGAGGGCGCCACAGCGTTCGAGGTCATCGCCGACGGCAAAGGGGGGAAAACGGCCATCTTAGGTAACAAGTACAAAATGCCCAGTGCCGCACCACCCGATAGGAGCTTTCTGTATGACGCCTCCTTTATCCACAGCGTGCGGACAAAAGTGCAGCCTAAGAACCAAGTGATCGAGGTGGAGATGCCCAAGGCGGTGCGTCTTGTCCACCTCGCACTGCAAACCTCGGTGTTCCTCAACATCACACCCGAGCGGATGCGCGACTACTCGCAGCAGCAGGAGAAGGAGCTCGGCGCGGAAGGAGAAAATCTCTCCGCTGTACTCTGGAAGCTGTGCTTCGAGGAAGGCGCCCGTCAGGAGTGGGTGGACTGGCTGTCGGAGCTGTGCGCCCCGGAGCTCCAGGACCTCGACTTCATCTCAACAGAGCTGGGTGACGTCATGCTCGTCCTCATCGAGAAGGACGGAACGCGTACCCCGGCCCGGAGCCTCTCCGATGGAACGCTGCGCTTCCTCGGCACCCTCGTCGCTCTGCGGACCGCGCCTCCGGGCAGCATTCTCATGCTGGAGGAACCTGAAACGGGCCTGCATCCCCAGCGCATCCACCTGCTCGTCGAGGCCCTGGAGTCAGCGGCGCGTGAGCGCGGCATCCAGGTCATCGCCACCACACACTCCCCCCAAGTCCTGCAGTCCTTGTCCCCCGAGGCGCTGAAGAACGCTGTCCTCTGCGCCCGCAGCCCAGACCAGCCGGGCACGGTGCTCCGCCGGTTCGAGGACCTCCCCCACTTCACCGAGGTTTTGCCCCGCTCCAGCATCGACCGCCTCTTCTCGACGGGCTGGCTGGAGCGTGCGCTGTGAAGGTCCTCGTCATCCCCGAGGACCCCACGCTCGATCAGTACATCCTCAAGCCCATCGCCGAGGCACTCTTCCGGGACCTCGGGCGCAAGGCACGCATCGACGTGCTCCAGGATCCGCATCTCTCGGGCGTTGACGAGGCGCTTTCCCAGAAGGTTCTCGCGGACATTGTCACCGAGAACCCCATGGTGGATCTCTTCCTCGTGATGGTGGATCGGGACTGCAACCGCATGAAGAATGTGGAGTGCGCAGCAGAGCGTGAGGCTGAGCACCCACGTCGGCTCGTGGCATGCCTGGCGGTCGAGGAGGTTGAGGTGTGGATGCTCGCGCTCCACCGCGAGGAGCTGAGTGGCCGATGGCCCGAGGTCCGCTCCGACTGTGACCCCAAGGAGCGCTACGCCGAACCCTTCCTACGGGAGAAGGGCTGGCTGACGGAGGTGGGCAAGGGACGCAAGCACGCCATGCGCGAGTTGCCCACGCGCTGGTCGTCGCTGCTCTCGGTCTGTCCGGAACTGGCGGAGCTTCGCGATCGGCTGCAAAGCCTGCTGGCAGCCTCTTCCAGTTAAGAACCGCTCCCCGTCGTGGGCTCCACCTTCGCCGAGAAGCGGCTGAGCGGGAACGTGGCCACGAGCATGAGCACCATGGCCCCCACGCTCAGCCAGCCGAACCACTCCGGCTGAGGCAGCTCGGTGAGCCGCACCATGCCTCCCTGCTGGGGGTCAAAGCCGCTGCGCACGCGGTACATGACGTTGCCGCCCCAGTGCAGACCGATGGACAGCCACAGCGAGCCCGTGCGAGCCAAGGCCAGCGCGAAGGCAAGACCCAGCGCGGCCCACAGGGCGCAGTTGAGCAACGTCATCTGCGCGTAGACGGCGTGGTTGAGGATGTAGAGCACCGTTGTCACGAAAATGAGTGCTCTCGAGGGTAGGAGCGGCGACAGGTGCCGGAAGACGTACCCGCGAATGAGCACGTCATCCATCGCTGAGGACAAGAACATCCCGACCAGCGCCTGTGCGAGCAGCACGGCCAAGGGCGCGAAGTCGATGAAGCCCTCGAAGCGGAAGCCTCCCAGCGCCCACTCCACGCCATACGCGAGCCCTTTGACCGCGAACCCGGCCGCGAAGCCCAGCGCGAGGTTGCGTCCCCAGCCCATGTGCCGGAAGAAGCCGTAGCCGCGCAACCCACCCGCTCCGGTGAGCCGTCCCCATGCGTGGGCGAGGAAGAAGAAGGAGACGCCCACCGCAACGAACATCCCCGGGCCTCCGCTCAACAGCACCGGCAGGTACGAGTACACATCGAGCAGGACGAACCCCACTCCTGCGACGAGCAGCACCTTCCAAGTGGGAGACTTCGCGGCGAAGGGGTCCATGGAGCAGGTGCGCCTCATATCCCAATCCCCGCGAGGCAGCGGCACCGGGGACTCTTTCACCCGGAGGACACTCGCTCCTCAATAACGGAGCGAGGCCTCACACGGACTGCGAGCATGGCTCCTCCCTCAAGGACCCGATGCCCAGCCCCCACCTCCCAGAGCTCTCCCGCCCCCCGGCCCGCTGGCGCCGTCCCCTCCTCTGGACCCTAGGGGCCGTGCTCGTCCTGGAGGTGCTCTACAACGCCGTGCTCCTCACGGGCCTGCTGGCCACGGTGATCAACCACTTCACCCACGGACGCCCCAAGGTGGAGTGGAGCCGGGCCTGGAGCCTGGTGCCCGGCCGTGTCCATGTCCGGGACCTGAAGGTGGGCCAGCAGTCCGAGAACGGCATCTCCTGGCAGCTGGCGATGGATGACGTGCGGGTGAACCTGTCCGTGATCTCCCTGTTCAATCGGACGCTGAGCGCCGATTCGTTGGACGTTCGCGGGCTGAGCGTCCAGGTCCACTCGGGCCCCGAGAAGACGGAGGGCGACAAGCCCAAGGGTCCACCTCCCGAAAATCCCTGGAAGCTGTTCCTGCATGGCATCCACGTCCAGCAGGTCCACGAGGTGGCCGTGAAGGCCGTGCGGCTCACGGGGATCACCACGGCCTCCGGGAGCCTGGAGGTGGTACCCGGGCACCGCGTCTCCGTCCGGGACGCGAAGGTGCACCTTGGCCCCGGCGAGCTGGCCTACGCGGACGCCAAGATCGCGAACATCGACCAGGGCTCGGGAGAGTTCAGCCTCGAGACCCAGCGCAAGGATGCGGAGCATGGGCTCGACCTCATCACCGGCCTGACAGGAGGCCGACTCCAGTTCACTGCCACCCACCCCACCTTCCAGGAGCTGTCCTCGCTCACCTCTCGGCTCGCGGGCATCTCGTTGAAGGGCGGCGCGGGGAAGTTGGAGGTGGACCTCCACGTGAAGGAAGGCCGGCTCGCCAAGGGCACGGTGATCAAAGGCTCGGCGGAGCCGCTCCTGTTCTCGCTCGGTGCCCTGCGGCTGAAAGCGCCCTGGCAGTTCTACTCGGACGTGTACACCCACGAAGACGGCAAGGACCGGTTCGGGCTCAAGCTCACGCTGGGACCCGCGCGCGTAGACGGAGTCGAGGGGCTGGCCATGGAGGCGCCCGAACTGCTCCTGCTGCTGGGAGCGGACACGCCTCGCCTCGATGAACTCCCCGCGGATGCCCACCTCGAGTTCCAGGCGAAGGCTCTGCAGACCACCTGGGGTGGCGCGAAGATGAAAGGGCATGTCCACGTGACAGCCGACGCGCGGAAGCTCTCTCTTCAAAGTGGGAAGGTGGCGCTGCACGG
This window of the Hyalangium minutum genome carries:
- a CDS encoding AAA family ATPase; protein product: MLSSIRFKDFKSFADAEVKFAPLTVLVGANASGKSNLLDAIRLMQGLGLGFSLGEAVQGRREAGREVWKGLRGGMAGLIRSGHRQTDLSLKWALEGKEWTHRLTISTEPQPLILPESFNTGAEGATAFEVIADGKGGKTAILGNKYKMPSAAPPDRSFLYDASFIHSVRTKVQPKNQVIEVEMPKAVRLVHLALQTSVFLNITPERMRDYSQQQEKELGAEGENLSAVLWKLCFEEGARQEWVDWLSELCAPELQDLDFISTELGDVMLVLIEKDGTRTPARSLSDGTLRFLGTLVALRTAPPGSILMLEEPETGLHPQRIHLLVEALESAARERGIQVIATTHSPQVLQSLSPEALKNAVLCARSPDQPGTVLRRFEDLPHFTEVLPRSSIDRLFSTGWLERAL
- a CDS encoding type II CAAX prenyl endopeptidase Rce1 family protein → MDPFAAKSPTWKVLLVAGVGFVLLDVYSYLPVLLSGGPGMFVAVGVSFFFLAHAWGRLTGAGGLRGYGFFRHMGWGRNLALGFAAGFAVKGLAYGVEWALGGFRFEGFIDFAPLAVLLAQALVGMFLSSAMDDVLIRGYVFRHLSPLLPSRALIFVTTVLYILNHAVYAQMTLLNCALWAALGLAFALALARTGSLWLSIGLHWGGNVMYRVRSGFDPQQGGMVRLTELPQPEWFGWLSVGAMVLMLVATFPLSRFSAKVEPTTGSGS